The Arvicola amphibius chromosome 4, mArvAmp1.2, whole genome shotgun sequence genome includes the window ATGCCGACCATGAGACAAGAATCATTTGAGTAATGCGGCTATAGAACAATACAGACAAAAACAATTAAACACCCTGCCCTTGTGCATCTTATAAGCCAGTACAATGAAGTGGGAATAACAAGAACAGAGTAAATTGTATATTCGTgggtaatattttgaaaaaaaaatgagatagggCGAGAGCtggattttttttgaagttttgtaattatatttatgtacagaaaactcagcagtacatttaacccagtttagtggcgagttctttggcctttgccttttccagcttggcaATTCGAGCCACAGATTTAGGACCCAGGTCGTTGCCTCCCCAGTGGCGGCGGATCTCATCATATCTGTCGTAGTTGGTCCTAATAGCTTCCACCAGCTTGGCCAGAGCACCCTTGTCTTCCGAGTTAACTTGTGTGAAGGCAACAGTGGT containing:
- the LOC119811625 gene encoding 60S ribosomal protein L7a-like — encoded protein: MPKGKKAQLVVIAHDVDPIELVVFLPALCRKMGVPYCIIKGKARLGRLVHRKTCTTVAFTQVNSEDKGALAKLVEAIRTNYDRYDEIRRHWGGNDLGPKSVARIAKLEKAKAKELATKLG